The Xyrauchen texanus isolate HMW12.3.18 chromosome 49, RBS_HiC_50CHRs, whole genome shotgun sequence genome contains the following window.
ataaaaagaaaagaaaatttatAAATAAGTTTTATAAGTTTTGTCAACTAAAGCATATGCAGGTAAACTGATGTGTTTTCAGTTATTACTCTAAAACTTGGCATTAGCAACCAGTCATCCAAAAAAAGAAATTAGAATGATTATGAAATCCCTTATTAATATAGTATTATTTTACAATACAACTGCtgtaacaattgtattttagagTGTGGTTACCATACATTTCTgtgtcatattatattatattatattatattatattatattatattatattatattatattatattatattatattatattatattatattaaacaacAACAAGTTAGGACAGTATGTCAAATGCTAATAagaacaaaaaggagtgatttgtaaattataaccACCCTTTACAAGGGTGTTATTCACCACAAGAAGATGATTtttcttgtgaatttcattggttttttttattttggtttttttaatgtacagtaatttcatatCAGAAgtttgcaacacactccaaaatagttgagacaggggcaatttaagactaataacaatttgctgagttaaaataacaagacgttgtgaaacaggagatgttaaactggTGTGCCAGtgataaggagcctccaaaaacagcctagaccttcaagagcaaggatcattcaagacttgtcaatttaccAACAGATTCtttagcaaataatccagcacattgagaacaatgttccccaaagacaaactggaaggattttggacatttcaccctctacagtgcacaatatcattaaaagattcaaggaatatggtcaTATCTCTGTGTGTAAAGGACaaaacgaaaaccacttctgaatgtgtgtgttctctgatccctcagacgttatcttataaaaacatcattcatctgtaaaggatttcatgaacatgggcttgggaaaACTTTAGTAaatctttgttagtcaacaccactcgccgcttcATCCgcagatgcaagttaagaatttactgtgtaaagcagaagtcatacatcaacactgtccagaagtgctgccgactttTCTGGGCTCAGTCTCAACATAGATGGAAAGTAgtacagtggaactgtgtttctaggtccgatgagtccacatttcaaatagtttttgataaacaaaattgttgtgttatccgggccaaagaggaaaaggaccatccaaactTTTATCAgtatcaggtccaaaagccagtgtctgtatggttCAGGGGTGTGCCAGTGTctatggcatgggtaacttgcacaagTGTGAGAacgccatgaatgcagacagatatgtaaaaattttggagcaacatatactgccatccaacaCCGTCTTTTCCaaggacatccctgcattttcttcttcaaaccacatactgaccggattacaagtgcatggctgtgtagcagagagtgtgggtgcagacctgaccatctccaattgagaatgtgtggcgcattatgaagcaaaCATATGGCAACGAAGTACCCATACAATTTGCAGCTAAAGACTTACATAATGGATGAACGGGGGAAAAATTCCGTAACAAAATTGTGTCTTcggtgcctaaatgcttaataagtgttattagaggAAATGGTGATATTACACTGTGGTAAACGCTCAACtgacccaacttttttggagtgtgttgcaatcatctgatttgaaatgattggAAAATCATCATATACTGTGTAGTTGTAGTACTTTCAATATAGTAAATGgtgaatataatatacaaatcatccctttttgtttttattagcatttgacatactgtcccaactttttcggaattggggttatactatattatatttttaatgttttataacaGTTCCTTGTTTGTTATCTGCatatgtttatatactgtatgtgtttgctAGGTTAGTCAATCAGATTTGTTCTACATGTAAAGACTGATTTTCAGGTAAGCAGGCAAAATCTGGAATCAAAAGTATATGCTTTTATTAATTAAACTGACCTTACTAGTCAGTAAGCTGTAAGTCAGTCATTTGACAAGACAGTAagtctttcatttttattttttggtctaaattttcttttgttctttctaacAGATTGCAATTGCAGATATCACGTTATTTTGGGGAAAGTCACAGGATCTGTATTGATAGTGTAAAGAGATGTTTGGATAATTTCCACCTCAGCTTTGATCTGCTGAAATTGTCATATAAACCGAACATGACCCCAGAGCTGAATGACTTCAATATATCAGCTTGTATCATCGTGTGTTCAGCTGTTAAATGATGGACTGATCATTGAATTTGAATTTGGCTGTCTGAACAGaccaaaacaaactgaaattgtCTGTCATCAGGCACTGCTAATGGTTTGTTCATGATGACATTTAATGTTATTCTAGGATGTCGGTCAGTAGAATACTGATAGGATTCTTGATCAGGATAATATGGAAGCAGGTGACCACACAGAGATACACCATGTGATTGCAAATATCCTGCATAAACACACTGACTTCTTGGTTGTGTTTGCCTGGTAGTGGCAGACTGATATGGGTTATTTATGGCTGAAGCcaataaatgtactgtacataaaacTGCTGAAATTAAATAGATATAACATTAAAATTCACTAAACCATATttgtaaacagattttttttaaaatatgaattaacaggtatttattcaatatttattaGAATGTTTATTGTGTTGACAGTATGAAGTGCCAATAAtttactcaaaattaaataaatgtgtaaatattttaataaatcattaaatatgacattgttaaaataaaactttgaaatcacgaaataaataaataaatgtccctTTCATTTTTGCACTAGtttgcatattttcattttaacattatttttaggTTGATTTGTCATTTAAGCATGAGCTTCAAGTcttttcattttcacaaattaaCGCCCACTGTCTTTGAGTGACATGCTGATAGTCGTGACTCGAAACCctaaaaatgaaaagacacaaagcttgtgcttcatattatatataatgtaatataacatGAAAAAACAACCAAAGTTTTATTTCAGTATTccattatataattaataatttaattgaatgtttaattaattatttaatgatttaatttggACTAATTTGGCCCCCATATGACAGGACCAGGGCCAGGAGGGCCtgaccaattttttattttttatttgggggACTACGTGGTGTCAACCAACCAGGCATGTTTAATGACCAATGTGGATATTCTAAAAATGGCCAATGATCAGGATTACATCTGAAAAagtggttacactttacaataaggttccatttattaacattagtaaatgcattaaatatcatTAACCAGTAACTGAACACTATAAtatcacagcatttattaatcttggttaatgttagtttcttaaaaaaaaaacatttaattgatgGTTCATGTTAGttaagtgcattaactaatattatgaCAGGTCTCTCTGTTATACCCCATTCTGATTGgccaatggcaccatctagctgtctgatatttctcagtaacatccgcacatccacgtatcagaccgctcatctggGTTCTGTGAGTCATCTCTACTATATTttggatcactgtgcgatctctacaagtaagatagtaaaataatttcaactcaaatcaatgtttcatgtccatttatttatttggcaagtgttCTTGTAATAAGATACATAATGTCAGTCAgacattcattaattacaaaataaacaccaacagtaATCCAACACAAACGTAGGTGGATTTCTGCTCTTCAgctatttatttcttctcacataattacataatttcaatgcaaattcatattttatgttcatgtatttatttagtttgttaGTAACCATGtcataagtgggataatgtacagtccaCTTCCAatcggggtcctgatcaccctgtcggggttcattttgcgataacaactggctgactctATATTATCCCTTACATACATACAACTAcaacttttcataaaaatgtttttttattagtatatcttgaaattaacatgaaccatgattagtaaatgctttaaaagtatttcTCATTGTTTATTTGTTAACTAATATAGTTAACTAATGTAAGCAAacagaatcttattgtaaagtgttacagaaaaaaagcacattgcatatatatataaaaatgtagaaacatttattttatgtaaatcatAAAATGGTAAAATGGTTTTCTGCTGCATGTTTCTTAACTCTTTTTTAATACAGTACTGTGAAGATATTATTACATGTTTCATTCATTTGGTTGCATCATTTTGTTGCATTtcaattctaaataaaaatactGAAACAATGACTGTTAACTGTTCTGTGCTTGATTATAACCCAGAATATTAATtaactacattttttaattttacatactttattgtaataattttattgtttGACATATGCAATGCCAGCACCTTCCCCatgtttaaaaatgattaaatcatgtGGTAGTTTGATGTGATGGTGTTGAGACCGAGTGAAAATGTGTATTGTTTATGTTGACTAGAGTTAACTAGAGTGTAGTGTTGCTCTTGTAGTAACTCTTTGACACAATGAACCAAATCAAACATGTAACTAGAGATCAAAGTCCACTGACTCGCTCTAGCAAGATTTAGCATTCATTTTATCACctttataatttcttttaaagACCAAAACCTCAAGTTATGTAGATTTAAGTTAATAGTCTTTACTTTTAGTTTTTATATGTTCACCAAATTTCCTTTACATGACACTATACAATATTATTATCAAGTCCCCGCTTAAATATTAACCCTGTGTGTAGACGCTGGCTTGTTTTAGTTGATTAACTCATTGAAACACTAATCAAACAGTGCCAAGTCCAGATCATCCTCATTTAAAAGACAGCACACAGCCAGATGACACTGACTTCAGTGCAGGTAAGAACTTAAATATCTTCTTACAGCTAATTATCAATGTTCACTATTCAATATAATTGCATGAAGGGGCTGTTTCAGTAAGCAGTGAATTGTGTGCATCATATTGAATAAATTATCAGATGTGTGCGTGTTTACGCTGTCATGCACTCTATGTTGCTTTTGATTAGTTTTAATCAATTCATAATAAATCCTCTCTCATTTCTATGAATCAACTTTATcttgtggcacatctattttaaatatgaatctgaatgttttttgttgttgttttttttagaacAACTATGAGTCTATTGAAAGACAGCGGTCCTCTCACTACTCATGTGTTGAACACAGGGGATGGGGTCCCTGCTGCCAGGATGGCCCTCAGTTTGCACCGCCTGGACCCCCACATGACCATCTGGAACCTCGTAACTGTCGGGTGGGTAGAACAATTGCAATGTATTATCCTGGTATAAATGTAGATTAGATAAATAATCCAACATATGGGAGGGCTGTATAATGGACAATGAATTATCCCATGTAATGGGGACATTTTTAATTTCTTTGCTCACTTAGTACACCCCTTACCTGTGGTAAAATGACTGTTATGCACAATGTCCCAATGGAAATTGCTTTACTACAGACCGGATGTCATTGTGTTTAAAAGTGCATCATTTATCATTTCAGAACCACAAATGCAGATGGCCGCTGTCCAGGACTAATAACCAGCGATGCTTTCACTCCAGGAATGTATAAGATGCGGTTTGAGACGGGCCAGTACTGGGAGAGTTTGGGACAGGCCAGCTTTTACCCATATGTTGAGGTGCGAAAGAGAGACTCATATTGATGGAAGAGACTATAGTGATGCAATCTAAATtggattataatgcattattatacAAAACGCACCCAGACATGACACTGAACTGTGGGTTTCTTCTTTGTTTAGATTGTCTTCACAATAACTGATGCTGAACAGAGCTTCCATCTGCCATTGCTCCTCAGCAGATACTCATACAGCACCTACAGGGGGAGCTAGTGAGCAGCTCTTCATTCTAGCAAATCAACTACTATCTGCATACTGTGCAGTGTATGCTGCAAACTGCTTActatttttaaatagtatgtgaacATTACATATTATTACAAGAATAAATATTACAAACAGCAGTACAAGCAATGCTACATTGTTCTAACATGTTACCatgtttaaagggaaagttcacccaaaaatggaaattctctcatcatttactcaccctcatgtcattccagatgtgtctgactttctttcttctgctgaacacataatACGATTTTCAGa
Protein-coding sequences here:
- the urahb gene encoding 5-hydroxyisourate hydrolase b, with product MSLLKDSGPLTTHVLNTGDGVPAARMALSLHRLDPHMTIWNLVTVGTTNADGRCPGLITSDAFTPGMYKMRFETGQYWESLGQASFYPYVEIVFTITDAEQSFHLPLLLSRYSYSTYRGS